The window GCTGTTCTGCGCTGGACGAGCCTGCTGGCCGCCGCTGAACTGGTTGCCGCCCTGCGGCTGCTGAGGCTGGCCCCAACCGCCCTGGCCGCCGGAAGCCTGGCCGCCGCCGGCAGGTGCGCCGCCGCCCTGGCGGCCGCCCAGCATCTGCATGGTGCCGCCAACGTTAACCACCACTTCGGTGGTGTATTTTTCTACGCCGGCCTGATCGGTCCATTTGCGGGTCTGCAGGGAACCCTCGATGTACACCTGGGAACCTTTACGCAGGTATTCACCCGCCACTTCGGCCAGCTTGCCGAACAGCACCACGCGGTGCCACTCGGTTTTTTCTTTCTGCTCGCCGGTCGCCTTGTCACGCCAGCTTTCGGAGGTCGCCAGGGTAATGTTGGCCACTGCGCCGCCGTTCGGCATGTAACGGACTTCCGGGTCCTGGCCCAGATTCCCGACCAGAATTACTTTGTTTACGCCTCTGCTGGCCATGAGCACTCT is drawn from Serratia entomophila and contains these coding sequences:
- the ssb1 gene encoding single-stranded DNA-binding protein SSB1 — encoded protein: MASRGVNKVILVGNLGQDPEVRYMPNGGAVANITLATSESWRDKATGEQKEKTEWHRVVLFGKLAEVAGEYLRKGSQVYIEGSLQTRKWTDQAGVEKYTTEVVVNVGGTMQMLGGRQGGGAPAGGGQASGGQGGWGQPQQPQGGNQFSGGQQARPAQNSAPAASSNEPPMDFDDDIPF